CCACTATTGAATAAAGCCAGTCAGGGGAGAGAACATGACGCAGCCATTGGTCGGAAAACAGATTCTCATAGTTGAAGATGAGGCGGTATTTCGCTCGCTTCTGGATTCGTGGTTTTCCTCTTTGGGAGCGACAACGGTACTGGCGGCTGATGGGGTGGATGCCCTTGAGCTACTGGGAGGTTTCACACCCGATCTAATGATATGTGATATTGCAATGCCGAGAATGAACGGCCTGAAACTATTGGAACATATTCGCAACCGGGGTGACCAAACACCTGTCCTGGTGATTTCCGCTACGGAAAACATGGCTGATATTGCGAAAGCGTTACGTCTGGGCGTGGAAGATGTTTTGCTAAAACCCGTTAAAGATCTCAACCGTCTGCGCGAGATGGTTTTTGCGTGTCTCTATCCCAGCATGTTTAATTCGCGTGTAGAGGAAGAAGAAAGGCTTTTTCGCGACTGGGATGCGATGGTGGATAATCCCACCGCGGCTGCTAAATTATTGCAAGAATTACAACCTCCGGTTCAGCAGGTGATTTCCCATTGCCGGGTTAATTATCGCCAACTGGTGGCCGTTGATAAACCGGGGCTGGTGCTTGATATTGCAGCTCTTTCGGAAAACGATCTGGCTTTTTATTGTCTCGATGTAACTCGCGCCGGACATAATGGTGTCCTTGCTGCCTTGTTATTACGCGCGCTGTTTAATGGGTTATTACAGGAACAGATTGCCCACCAAAATCAGCGTTTGCCAGAGTTGGGTGCGTTATTGAAGCAGGTAAATCATTTACTGCGGCAGGCCAATCTGCCTGGTCAGTTCCCGCTATTAGTCGGCTATTATCATCGTGAATTAAAAAATCTCATTTTGGTTTCCGCTGGCCTGAATGCAACGTTAAATGCTGGTGAACACCAGATTCAAATCAGTAATGGCGTTCCGTTAGGAACATTAGGCAACGCCTATTTGAATCAATTGAGCCAGCGATGTGATGCCTGGCAATGCCAAATTTGGGGAACAGGTGGAAGACTGCGCTTGATGTTGTCTGCGGAATGAGCAAACGATTATATGGGATAAAATTGCATTACGCGCTGGTGTCGGCTGGTGGTACTATCGTCGCCATTCGTTTAAGTAATTGTCTTAATTATGTTAACTCGCCTCCTTTTCAGAACCAGGCCTCGTCAGGGTACTGATATACTGGGATGCGATACAGAAATATGAACACGTTCAATACACGAACAGTCCAGGAGAATTTAAATGGCTGCCATTAATACGAAAGTCAAAAAAGCCGTTATCCCCGTTGCGGGATTAGGAACCAGGATGTTGCCGGCGACGAAAGCTATCCCGAAAGAGATGCTGCCGCTTGTCGATAAGCCATTAATTCAATACGTCGTGAATGAATGTATTGCGGCTGGCATTACTGAAATTGTGCTGGTCACTCACTCATCTAAAAACTCTATTGAAAACCATTTCGATACCAGTTTTGAACTGGAAGCAATGCTGGAAAAACGTGTAAAACGCCAGTTGCTTGATGAAGTGCAGTCCATTTGTCCACCACACGTGACTATTATGCAAGTTCGTCAGGGGCTGGCGAAAGGTTTGGGACACGCAGTATTGTGTGCCCATCCGGTAGTTGGTGATGAACCTGTGGCTGTTATTTTGCCTGACGTTATTCTGGATGAATATGAATCCGATTTATCGCAGGATAACCTTGCAGAGATGATTCGTCGCTTTGATGAAACTGGCCACAGCCAGATAATGGTGGAGCCTGTTGCTGATGTGACGGCATATGGTGTTGTGGATTGCAAAGGTGTGGATTTAGCGCCTGGCGAAAGTGTACCGATGGTCGGTGTGGTAGAAAAACCGAAAGCAGATGTAGCGCCTTCTAATCTTGCTATTGTCGGCCGTTATGTTCTCAGTGCTGATATTTGGCCGCTGCTGGCAAAAACCCCTCCGGGAGCAGGTGATGAAATTCAGCTCACCGACGCGATTGATATGCTGATCGAAAAAGAAACGGTTGAAGCCTATCATATGAAAGGGAAGAGCCATGACTGCGGTAATAAATTAGGTTACATGCAGGCCTTCGTTGAATACGGTATTCGCCACAATACTCTGGGTACTGAATTTAAAGCCTGGCTTGAAGAAGAGATAGGCATTAAGAAGTAACATCTATCACGATGTTTTCTACGAAACGGCATTGAGTGATCAATGCCGTTTTTTTATAGCGTATTCTTATCAGAGAGTCTTAAAACGGACAATAAAAAATCCCGCCAATGGCGGGATTTTAAGCAAACAGA
The DNA window shown above is from Escherichia sp. E4742 and carries:
- the rssB gene encoding two-component system response regulator RssB — its product is MTQPLVGKQILIVEDEAVFRSLLDSWFSSLGATTVLAADGVDALELLGGFTPDLMICDIAMPRMNGLKLLEHIRNRGDQTPVLVISATENMADIAKALRLGVEDVLLKPVKDLNRLREMVFACLYPSMFNSRVEEEERLFRDWDAMVDNPTAAAKLLQELQPPVQQVISHCRVNYRQLVAVDKPGLVLDIAALSENDLAFYCLDVTRAGHNGVLAALLLRALFNGLLQEQIAHQNQRLPELGALLKQVNHLLRQANLPGQFPLLVGYYHRELKNLILVSAGLNATLNAGEHQIQISNGVPLGTLGNAYLNQLSQRCDAWQCQIWGTGGRLRLMLSAE
- the galU gene encoding UTP--glucose-1-phosphate uridylyltransferase GalU yields the protein MAAINTKVKKAVIPVAGLGTRMLPATKAIPKEMLPLVDKPLIQYVVNECIAAGITEIVLVTHSSKNSIENHFDTSFELEAMLEKRVKRQLLDEVQSICPPHVTIMQVRQGLAKGLGHAVLCAHPVVGDEPVAVILPDVILDEYESDLSQDNLAEMIRRFDETGHSQIMVEPVADVTAYGVVDCKGVDLAPGESVPMVGVVEKPKADVAPSNLAIVGRYVLSADIWPLLAKTPPGAGDEIQLTDAIDMLIEKETVEAYHMKGKSHDCGNKLGYMQAFVEYGIRHNTLGTEFKAWLEEEIGIKK